DNA sequence from the Podospora pseudocomata strain CBS 415.72m chromosome 2 map unlocalized CBS415.72m_2.2, whole genome shotgun sequence genome:
ATCTTCCTCTGATCCTCGGGAAACTCCAGATTCCACACCGGCAACGCAGGCGCGATACAAGCCGAGATGAAATTGCTCACAAAGGCGTACAGCGAGACGGTGCTGATGCACGCCAGCTTCCTCCACGGGGCCCAGTTCAGGGGGTCTGCCGGgtctggggttgggagggggtacTTTGAGAACCGGTCCGTTGTTGTCACGCCTCCCTCTGGGATGACGACCGTGGTCGTGGGCTCGATCAGCCGGACCGTTCCCGGGGGTGTGGCGGCCTTGACGGCTTCTCTGCTGAGGGAGAAGGCATATTTCCAGCCGGGCATCCTATCTCAACCTgtgtggtggggatggaaaGGTGGCAAGTGATGAGATGGTaagaaagggggaggaggggggagagggggaaacGAGCGACGAGGGGGCAACGGCTTTCGAGGAGCAGAGAGCATTTTTGGGCGATAACATGGTTAGGGAAGGGCAAAGTCTTATGCgaggtgtgtggtgtttAGTTGGTTCCCGAGGACCCGAAATAAAGATGAAACCCCCGTCCGAGAATATGCTGGGAGGGTTGGGCTGATGGAGAGAAGCAGGGACGCGAAGGCGCTTGTGCAAGGCCCGGGCCATGGTGGAAGTTTATTCATGTTCCTGGGGGCGACAGTGCTGACGAGGACGCTAGAATTTGGGATGGGAGCTGTGTACTGAATCACCAGGTCACTAGTAACGAGGCGAATAAAGCTGGTTCTTTTTTTCAAAGGGTGAGATGTGCTGGGATGTTTTTGAAAACATATATCAAAAGATTTCCGACCCTGAGAGAACGACAGATTACCAGAAgtgccttttccttcccatTGTAGACAAAGATATAACTATCCCAACGTCTATCCACCAACACAGGTGTTTCACAACCTACAATCTTCCGTCGAGTGACCGTAGTCATTGCACGAAAGACACCATGTCTCCTCCGTCGAGTGAGCAAATGCACAGCGTTCGCCCCTGCGACACCCAACAGCCGTGCATTTCTTTGTTTTCCACAACCTAAAGTCCTTGGTCGGATTATCCCGAAAGCGAGCCATTTCCTTGCTTGTATGCTTATAACCACATTCACCCCTATCTCCGCAATGCTGGCCTTTGGGACACCCTTGAGTCCCACGCTGAGCACGTCCGTGAGCTCTCCCTGGCCGAGATCGAGACTTCACCTGCTCCCagccctcctcatcatcgggATCTCCGCCCCCTtcagcctcggcctcgtGGACTTCTGCTTTTTCGTCTCCGGCTTCGGGTGGGCCACTTCCAAGATCAACACTGTTTTCCAGCGAGCTTTGCGCGTCGTGCTTCGTACTGAgaggggagctggaggctcGGTTGTCATTTTCCAGCGGTAAAAACATGTTGCTCGTCTCGACAATCTCCGACACATCCTTGTTGAACCTACTGGCATAGACGGGCCATGACATGATGATGGTCTTCTCGCCAAACAGTTCCCGTGCTTTTACGATGATGGCCTCGATGTTCTTCACCGTGGGGAACTCGACGAATATTTCTGATCCATTCTTTGAACGCGTGGTGTAGAACAAACGTCCCAACTCGAGGAGGACCTTCGCCACGTAAGAGTCGTTCCATGTTTCCTCAGCGAGATCCTCTGGCTCCAAAATCACAATCGTGTAGGCGGGAACGACCCTGGTGTTTCGGGTGGAGCGGAAGTTGGTGAACGACACTTGGTTGAATATGTTGTCCAAGAACTTGACCGATAGTCGGCCATTGGTATTTCTTTCCCTCAAGTATTCCCTGGCCATCCCGGAGTTCCACCCCCAGAGTTCGACTCGGATGCCACATCCCAACACCTTTCTGATCGCGGGGAGCATATCGCGATCTCCCGTGATAACGATAAAGactgttctttttttccgCTCTTCGACGGCTTGATCAAATTTCGCCACGGCCCTAAgatcaacagcctcctcggtCATATCTGCCGACATGGAGTtgtccacctccttctccctcccattGGCGCCGCGATCGTATATCTTGGTTTTGAAGCTGCACTTCTTGTATTGATCCCATACCAAATCATTAGGCGGTGGCCGAGAGCCGTAGATGTAAGATTGGCGCTGAATTCGGCCATCGCAGAGTGTGTTGACTAACCTTCCTATATTGATCCGGAGACGTGGGTCCTGATCACCGTCTGTGAGCTTGGGCATATGTGAATTGCCCGAGGCGGCGAACTTCTGAGCCTCGATCCACACGTTGGAATCGTCCACAAATAGCAAACATTCGTCATTATCGGCATCCATTGTCGCCGGTGGTGTGATTCGCGCAGATTAAGGGTAAGGCAGAGCGTAACGAACAACCTGTTGCGAGAGTATGGCGAGGTGAGTtcagatatatatatatataccagCGACAAAATCTGGGCTTTTCCTACTGTTGTGCACTCTCCTTTGCTGTTGTGTGTGCCTATCCTTTTAATCCCATCAACCCGGTGAAAAATGCAGGTTGCTTGATAATATTTCTAGGCCAGCCGATTGAGCCAATACTTCCAGGATCGAAAACGTTTGCAACCGCTGTGGCAACAGTTCCCCGCCATCCATAGCCTATCATCGCCAATCTGCCTCGCCATTTTTGGTGACCTGCAGGCCTGTTTGTGTTGACCTACCTGATATGCGCTGCGACGTGGACCAGTGACACTATGATGGTCTAGAAGACAGCAGCTGCAACAGGGTGCGTATTCGCACTGGATTGTCGCCTGTTGATCACCCCGTCATCCGCGGCTTGTACGTATAGCTTCTTTATTTCGTTCTCGTCGGCCTTCCGAGGGTCCCAGGTTACTTGCAAGAAGCCCACATCCTTTCCTCGCTCGAGCTGCTTGGCTTCTCGATCAATACGCCCGACGGTTGCTCAGTTTCCTCTGACCTTTCAGCGATCACGAACCCTTGCCGCTGAGGAAGTGTTGCATTTTTCCTTGGACTTCGGCGCAGTTGCAATGAGAGTTCCCAATGATATCCTCATTGCGTCTCCCAGTCACAGTACCCAGTCGGCGGATCCCTGATATACCCCGGCCCCAATCCAGCTCCCGTATTGTCCCTACTCCTCATCAAAGAGTCAAAGAAGGCCATGTCAACCCCTTGAAAGGCCCAGTCGTCCACTCCTGCCGTGAGAGCAGGGTAAAGATACGAGTCGTGTTCAGGCTGCAAGTGGCCAGAACCATGTTGGGCTGGGAGTGAAGAAAAGTCAGGACCTCCAACAAAAAGATTCTGAGAACTTTGTTGACTTTGCACCATGTTGCCGTACAATTGTTGCTCCTGGTTAGGTGTCTGAGAGGGTTGCCGCTCGAACGCTGACTGCGGCACCAACGTCGCAGACGACGGAGCGTCAGGTCCAGTTACCGCGGTGGCGGAACCAGCGGCGTCAGATGTGACCGCCTCCTTGGAAATGACTTCATCGGTAGCCACAATCTTGACCACCCCATAGTACGGAATAAACACACGGAGGACGTTTTGACGGCTCGGCGTGGTGACGGACTCGGAGCTAGACCGGTGAACGGCCTGGGTGTCGTACTTTCGCCGCCCGTTGGCCGCGTCGGCCTCGATGGCCATGAGCCTGCGTATCAGACCGGCGCTCTTCTCGCTTAGCGCATCCGCATTGACTTTGTTG
Encoded proteins:
- a CDS encoding uncharacterized protein (EggNog:ENOG503PC19); amino-acid sequence: MDADNDECLLFVDDSNVWIEAQKFAASGNSHMPKLTDGDQDPRLRINIGRLVNTLCDGRIQRQSYIYGSRPPPNDLVWDQYKKCSFKTKIYDRGANGREKEVDNSMSADMTEEAVDLRAVAKFDQAVEERKKRTVFIVITGDRDMLPAIRKVLGCGIRVELWGWNSGMAREYLRERNTNGRLSVKFLDNIFNQVSFTNFRSTRNTRVVPAYTIVILEPEDLAEETWNDSYVAKVLLELGRLFYTTRSKNGSEIFVEFPTVKNIEAIIVKARELFGEKTIIMSWPVYASRFNKDVSEIVETSNMFLPLENDNRASSSPLSTKHDAQSSLENSVDLGSGPPEAGDEKAEVHEAEAEGGGDPDDEEGWEQVKSRSRPGRAHGRAQRGTQGCPKGQHCGDRGECGYKHTSKEMARFRDNPTKDFRLWKTKKCTAVGCRRGERCAFAHSTEETWCLSCNDYGHSTEDCRL